A stretch of Fusarium poae strain DAOMC 252244 chromosome 2, whole genome shotgun sequence DNA encodes these proteins:
- a CDS encoding hypothetical protein (SECRETED:SignalP(1-23)~TransMembrane:5 (n11-18c23/24o64-85i243-262o282-305i383-405o411-431i)): protein MTGSISHIAKWLIITTLVTGSRASDDGDDFSNNLFSDLAPLLALFGERVTMQFMSQSTGWADNIILAMAPIGIITAIVASIRVGGPPWLKAVIGRARENLAVSEVELMSSTSKEVCEVWNGQEVVRCMGLAPVVEFICLLHYANTRPSESKSAPEIEVLKLEEAIAKGYIKDLDGDEKPQTASTCEGDEEQANPTPNACPTTGSESASTSEKTLQKICIIRDTSGDSPNIILNCHPSANRSELWLFAVFGTCLQLGVLAYSGFPTYHPALKFQKDDKPIESYAYPCTAIGTLVLVLGMLLCGHVVESSTDEKWYEAAAGWKTRMVWLQQTKTVSDQVFNSYMVYPKDDRQTITTSRRSNKHGKNRSTTHTGSNSAGDDDPSTFLNLITIIGTTITLCGFVLQFVGLRGMHWSASIAQLGAVLVMVGVKAWVRRGLATSPACEPLPSGFELDWFTRTLGETNTEAWGGHNRGDSSIGAKLASNTESPSNKWNVVTGGRSSLEGFEQFEGHNSESSDGSISEQCQTSAPQHIEECVINA, encoded by the exons ATGACTGGCTCGATTTCACACATTGCCAAAtggctcatcatcaccacgcTCGTCACGGGTTCCAGAGCGTCTGATGATGGCGACGACTTTTCCAATAATCTATTTTCTGACCTGGCGCC ACTATTGGCGCTTTTTGGAGAACGAGTGACAATGCAATTCATGAGCCAATCTACAGGGTGGGCTGACAACATAATTTTGGCCATGGCACCCATTGGAATAATTACTGCTATTGTCGCTTCTATCCGTGTTGGCGGGCCCCCGTGGCTCAAGGCTGTCATCGGAAGAGCTAGAGAGAATTTAGCAGTTTCTGAAGTTGAGTTGATGTCTTCGACGTCAAAGGAAGTCTGCGAGGTCTGGAATGGCCAAGAAGTGGTTCGATGCATGGGCTTAGCCCCAGTGGTAGAATTCATATGCCTACTACATTACGCCAATACCAGGCCGTCTGAAAGCAAGTCCGCACCTGAGATTGAGGTACTTAAGCTAGAAGAAGCAATCGCAAAGGGATATATCAAGGACCTCG ATGGCGATGAAAAGCCTCAAACAGCTTCGACCTGTGAAGGTGACGAAGAACAAGCAAACCCGACTCCCAATGCCTGCCCCACGACGGGATCTGAGTCGGCGTCAACTTCAGAAAAAACACTCCAAAAGATCTGCATTATACGAGACACATCTGGGGACTCGCCTAACATTATCTTGAACTGTCATCCCTCAGCTAACAGAAGCGAACTTTGGCTATTCGCAGTCTTTGGAACTTGTCTTCAGCTTGGAGTCCTTGCATACTCTGGGTTTCCAACATACCACCCGGCTTTGAAGTTCCAAAAGGACGACAAACCCATCGAATCCTATGCATATCCATGCACTGCAATAGGCACGCTGGTGTTGGTTCTTGGAATGTTATTGTGTGGCCATGTCGTGGAGAGTAGTACCGACGAAAAATGGTATGAGGCAGCTGCTGGGTGGAAGACACGAATGGTCTGGCTACAACAGACCAAAACTGTCAGTGATCAGGTTTTCAACTCCTACATGGTCTATCCTAAAGATGACCGACAGACCATCACTACTTCGAGACGATCCAACAAACACGGCAAAAACCGTTCTACTACTCACACTGGCTCCAACTCGGCTGGAGATGATGACCCTTCTACATTTCTCAATTTAATTACGATAATTGGCACAACAATCACGTTATGCGGTTTCGTGCTTCAGTTTGTTGGTCTTCGTGGGATGCATTGGTCAGCGTCAATCGCTCAGTTAGGTGCGGTTCTGGTGATGGTAGGTGTTAAGGCTTGGGTCCGTCGTGGACTTGCAACATCACCTGCCTGCGAGCCTTTGCCTTCTGGATTCGAGCTCGACTGGTTCACGAGAACTTTAGGTGAGACTAATACAGAGGCTTGGGGTGGTCATAATCGCGGAGATAGCTCTATTGGCGCTAAACTTGCAAGCAATACAGAGTCTCCTAGCAACAAGTGGAATGTTGTTACTGGTGGGAGGTCATCATTGGAAGGTTTTGAGCAATTTGAGGGGCATAATTCTGAGTCCAGTGATGGGAGTATTTCTGAGCAATGCCAGACATCCGCTCCCCAACACATCGAAGAATGCGTAATTAACGCCTAG